In a single window of the Pseudogemmatithrix spongiicola genome:
- a CDS encoding penicillin-binding protein activator LpoB: protein MLRPRFALAALAVTVLALSGCSIKRVERIDPNSVTDLSGRWNDADSRLVANAMIAQSLESSWARDYAAANGGTPPALIVGQVRNRTMEHIPVSTFIRDMERAFVQSGAVRLVASAEEREELRGERADQQTNASAETRARMARELGARYMLQGEVQAIEDQEGRERVVFYQVDLTLTDLETNVRTWVGQHKIKKYIQSRRITP, encoded by the coding sequence ATGCTCCGCCCCCGATTCGCCCTCGCGGCTCTCGCCGTCACCGTGCTCGCGCTCAGCGGCTGTTCGATCAAGCGCGTCGAGCGCATCGATCCCAACTCCGTCACCGACCTCTCGGGCCGCTGGAACGACGCGGACTCGCGCCTCGTGGCCAATGCGATGATTGCCCAGTCGCTGGAGTCGTCGTGGGCGCGTGATTACGCCGCGGCCAACGGCGGCACGCCGCCAGCGCTGATCGTCGGCCAGGTGCGCAACCGCACCATGGAACACATCCCGGTGAGCACGTTCATCCGCGACATGGAACGCGCCTTCGTGCAGAGCGGCGCGGTGCGCCTGGTGGCGAGCGCCGAGGAGCGCGAGGAACTGCGCGGCGAACGCGCCGACCAGCAGACCAATGCCTCGGCGGAGACGCGCGCGCGCATGGCCCGCGAGCTGGGCGCCCGCTACATGCTGCAAGGCGAGGTGCAGGCGATCGAAGACCAGGAAGGCCGCGAGCGCGTGGTCTTCTACCAGGTGGACCTCACCCTGACGGACCTCGAGACGAACGTCCGCACGTGGGTGGGGCAGCACAAGATCAAGAAGTACATCCAGAGCCGTCGGATCACGCCGTAA
- a CDS encoding penicillin acylase family protein encodes MRLFTTILSAVALAAALFVGLRPIGPVPPLGQLISPTTGIWSVVRSAELPAEQSLELAGLSTSVDVRYDDRGVPHVFAQTEADAARALGWIHARDRLFQMEMIQRAVAGTLTELVGARALPLDRSARRLALAEGALAKWNAVPDTAVVKRDVTAYMNGVNAYIDAMRPQDLPLEYRLLGRRPRRFDPQDTYFLLIRMSQTLSFQQGELAHHAVSQLVGEAAADALFGVTAPIQEPIEPVAGRRAAQIDARWRLPAPVKPDSARVAMAQAIGQLAQSLTRGEAVIGSNNWAVAPQRSATGHALLAGDPHLELTLPSIWYEAHLVVPGQLDAYGVGFPLAPIIPIGFNRDMAWTMTNTGNDVVDFYKEVVDDSTSPRRYMLDGAWTDVRTRVETYRDPNGGTVAVDTFYATHRGPLFRSALGWVSQRWTAREPSNEGDNFRSGMRATGVRDFYARMESYHTPAQNMLTADRAGNIGIRSTGRYPIRPGNGRGDVAFDGSTRANDWTGDQPVSWYPQSINPAQGYLASANQQPMDPSVRPGYQGADWPSPWRAMRINALLRGDSSVTVDDMRRFHTDPRSELTPFVMRAVGEARAAAQAAGTWTNDDEAAFTHLSTGESEFTPTSAWAVLFNAVVTSLTRHTWDELIIPGEDRRIATPGQMLLVMLLRDPGNAWWDDRRTGDATETRDAIVLRALREAWTETRASQGNDPSQWRWGNVRQVNVHHLLRLPGFGRTGLEVTSGPGTLSPSESNGTHGASWRFVVELGPEVKGWGTYPGGQSGNPVSSRYADRMELWRRGELAELRFPRSADALPAEQVSAKLTFTPAGGSR; translated from the coding sequence ATGCGTCTCTTCACCACCATCCTGAGCGCGGTCGCACTGGCGGCTGCGCTGTTCGTTGGCTTGCGCCCCATCGGGCCTGTGCCTCCGCTGGGCCAACTCATCAGCCCCACCACCGGCATCTGGTCCGTGGTTCGCAGCGCCGAGCTGCCCGCCGAACAATCATTGGAGCTCGCGGGACTCTCCACTTCCGTGGACGTGCGCTACGACGACCGCGGCGTGCCGCACGTGTTCGCGCAAACGGAAGCGGACGCCGCGCGCGCGCTGGGCTGGATCCATGCGCGCGATCGCCTGTTCCAGATGGAGATGATCCAGCGCGCGGTGGCCGGCACGCTCACCGAACTCGTCGGCGCACGCGCCCTGCCTCTCGACCGCTCGGCGCGGCGGCTCGCGCTGGCCGAGGGCGCGCTGGCCAAGTGGAATGCCGTGCCCGACACGGCCGTCGTGAAGCGCGACGTAACGGCGTACATGAACGGCGTGAACGCGTACATCGATGCCATGCGTCCGCAGGACCTGCCCCTGGAGTATCGCCTGCTTGGCCGGCGGCCGCGGCGCTTCGATCCGCAGGATACCTACTTCCTGTTGATCCGCATGTCGCAGACGCTTTCGTTCCAGCAGGGCGAACTCGCGCATCACGCGGTGTCGCAGTTGGTGGGTGAGGCCGCGGCTGATGCCCTGTTCGGCGTGACCGCGCCGATCCAGGAGCCGATCGAGCCCGTCGCGGGACGTCGGGCAGCGCAGATCGACGCGCGCTGGCGCTTGCCTGCGCCCGTGAAGCCCGACAGCGCGCGCGTCGCGATGGCGCAGGCGATCGGCCAGCTCGCGCAGTCCCTCACGCGCGGCGAGGCCGTGATCGGCTCCAACAACTGGGCCGTCGCTCCGCAGCGCTCGGCCACCGGCCATGCCCTGCTCGCCGGCGATCCGCATCTCGAGCTCACGTTGCCGAGCATCTGGTACGAGGCGCACTTGGTGGTGCCAGGCCAACTGGACGCCTACGGCGTCGGCTTCCCGCTCGCGCCGATCATCCCGATCGGGTTCAACCGCGACATGGCGTGGACCATGACCAACACCGGCAACGACGTCGTCGATTTCTATAAGGAAGTGGTCGATGACTCCACGTCGCCGCGCCGCTACATGCTCGATGGCGCGTGGACCGACGTGCGCACGCGCGTGGAGACGTATCGTGATCCGAACGGCGGCACCGTCGCGGTGGATACGTTCTACGCCACGCATCGCGGTCCCCTGTTCCGCTCCGCGCTCGGCTGGGTCTCGCAGCGCTGGACCGCGCGCGAGCCGAGCAACGAGGGCGACAACTTCCGCAGCGGCATGCGCGCGACCGGCGTGCGCGACTTCTATGCGCGGATGGAGAGCTACCACACGCCGGCGCAGAACATGCTCACCGCCGACCGCGCGGGGAACATCGGGATTCGCAGCACCGGGCGATATCCCATCCGTCCCGGCAACGGTCGCGGCGACGTCGCGTTCGACGGCAGCACGCGCGCCAACGATTGGACCGGCGACCAGCCCGTGAGCTGGTATCCGCAGAGCATCAATCCCGCCCAGGGGTATCTCGCGAGCGCGAACCAGCAGCCGATGGATCCCAGTGTGCGCCCCGGGTACCAGGGTGCCGATTGGCCCTCGCCGTGGCGGGCAATGCGCATCAACGCCCTGCTCCGCGGCGATTCGTCGGTGACCGTGGATGACATGCGGCGCTTCCATACGGATCCGCGCAGCGAGCTCACGCCGTTCGTGATGCGCGCCGTCGGAGAGGCGCGCGCAGCGGCGCAGGCGGCAGGTACCTGGACCAACGACGACGAGGCTGCGTTCACGCATCTCAGCACGGGAGAATCCGAGTTCACGCCCACGAGTGCGTGGGCCGTGCTGTTCAACGCCGTCGTCACATCGCTCACGCGGCATACCTGGGACGAGCTCATCATCCCCGGCGAGGACCGTCGCATCGCGACGCCCGGGCAGATGCTGCTCGTCATGTTGCTCCGCGACCCCGGCAATGCATGGTGGGATGACCGTCGCACCGGTGATGCGACCGAAACGCGCGATGCGATCGTATTGCGCGCGCTGCGCGAGGCGTGGACCGAGACGCGCGCGTCGCAGGGCAATGATCCCAGCCAGTGGCGTTGGGGGAATGTACGGCAGGTGAACGTGCATCACCTGCTCCGGCTGCCCGGCTTCGGGCGCACGGGCCTCGAAGTCACGTCCGGTCCCGGCACGCTGTCGCCGTCGGAGAGTAACGGCACGCACGGTGCCTCGTGGCGATTCGTCGTCGAGCTCGGGCCCGAGGTGAAGGGCTGGGGCACATACCCCGGCGGACAGAGCGGGAATCCCGTGAGCTCGCGTTATGCGGACCGCATGGAGCTATGGCGGCGCGGCGAGTTGGCCGAGCTGCGTTTCCCGCGCAGCGCGGATGCCCTGCCCGCCGAGCAGGTCTCGGCGAAGCTCACGTTCACGCCGGCTGGAGGGAGCCGCTGA